Proteins encoded by one window of Arachis hypogaea cultivar Tifrunner chromosome 1, arahy.Tifrunner.gnm2.J5K5, whole genome shotgun sequence:
- the LOC112696794 gene encoding protein PLASTID MOVEMENT IMPAIRED 1-RELATED 1-like, protein MEENKSKQGYEEQNGEKSNQGSEEQKRFLRGVESISKALSLDGSSSKDSSSTPRTRFKSIRKAPLPDPKSSPEASKNDNLRKEKKSIWDSLKALSLSRNRKFECRFSLQVHLIEGLPPSFNDASICVYWKRKRDVMVTHPAKVILGAAEFEQMLTYTCTISGSKSRPQNSAKYEPKHSSLYASMVGAAELDLGKHRVDLTRFLPLTLEELSEEKSSGKWSTSFRLSGAAKGAVMNVSFGYVVVGSHGTIGNQDSPNELGLGQNDSPSAMQLDKAHGLTKTDLLRTGSLPIFSPDYSSQNAEEVMDLHEVMPLPKSASSGDIFHQSPDIEEICSPYRPKDYEENINKPDSPDIENENPKNHQDIEEKTSPHACSKPEYLVFQVNVETVKPEDFPSTNSRDEKHEGCESNGYSVVDKAIEFFSSYERVNLEQSSMKAVVKKHTFNSTNTLDSVAEQGSSQDTVKHDTQEKALVCEFYHQDDLCTQKLPLQEADSALDSVKDLEVVAQVSGQEENPEEWEGDGFSAVDRGIECSSDEHVKLEVCTAKALVDDHKFDSTSILETAVKHDSEDEVNDGAEEKAIVHEFSHKELLLQEIESALISVKDSPMIMEAKTEYKKRNTYSLDDVTGSFLSMLGIDDSPMKLSPKSGLESPRERLVTQFEMDSRSEDFSSFDVDKGSNNEIDDAHETSIGSEPLNFSNCIKSSSFSEDLHAGHLVQLQHMSEEKAQALEEMETEALTCELGLNEKAFQYSPPKNYASYESPIHALPEEPLRLPPLAEGLGHCLQTSNGGFLRSMSPSLFKNSRSSGRLVMQISHPVVVPAEMGSGMMEIVQCLALMGIEKLSMLAKKLMPLEDITGKTIQQIAWEAMTIKGKERQCHLQHNLVTQEDTTCVLRGLKGTSSGSVGNQTGSEFVAFEALAPLAMDKIEALAMEGLRIQSGMEETDAPSNITAQSFGDISALHAKGNNSNESDEAVALGLIETKDSSVVDGIMSLSLSLDEWMRLDSGEIDDIDNINEHTSKILAAHHVNSLDLIHRISNIKRKRGNEPERKHGLLGNNFTVALMVQLRDPLRYFESVGTPMLALIQVKREFFPPKPRNLSEVGNTDEEEDDDCKTIGKVETEKPSEGEGIPQFRITEVHVAGLKTEPAYKKKDWRSWGTSRHQKSGSRWLLANGMGKCEKNPFLKSKPVSTCNAPLTSKVQPTDILWSISYRMYGTGDKRVDLTALNSPIRNPNIIIRNETRRPR, encoded by the exons ATGGAAGAAAACAAGAGCAAACAAGGTTATGAAGAGCAAAAtggagaaaagagtaatcaaggTTCTGAAGAGCAAAAAAGGTTTTTGAGAGGTGTTGAATCTATAAGCAAGGCCCTGAGCCTGGACGGAAGCTCTTCAAAGGATTCATCCTCCACCCCGAGAACTCGGTTCAAATCCATCAGGAAAGCACCGTTACCTGATCCTAAATCAAGTCCTGAGGCTAGTAAAAATGATAATCTGCGCAAGGAGAAGAAGTCCATATGGGATTCATTGAAGGCCCTTTCCCTCTCCCGAAACCGCAAGTTCGAATGCCGGTTTTCCCTCCAAGTCCATTTGATTGAAGGATTGCCTCCTAGTTTCAACGATGCTAGCATCTGTGTGTATTGGAAGAGGAAGCGTGATGTTATGGTGACACACCCTGCCAAGGTGATTCTAGGTGCTGCTGAGTTTGAACAAATGTTGACATACACTTGCACAATCTCTGGAAGTAAGAGTCGACCTCAAAATTCCGCAAAATATGAACCAAAGCATTCTTCACTCTATGCTTCCATGGTTGGTGCTGCAGAACTTGATTTGGGGAAGCACCGGGTCGATCTCACAAGGTTCCTTCCTCTCACACTCGAAGAGCTTTCGGAGGAGAAGAGCTCGGGGAAATGGAGCACAAGTTTTAGATTATCAGGAGCAGCTAAAGGTGCAGTGATGAATGTCAGTTTTGGTTATGTAGTGGTTGGTTCCCATGGTACCATAGGCAATCAGGATTCTCCTAATGAATTGGGGTTGGGGCAGAACGATTCGCCTTCTGCGATGCAACTGGATAAAGCACACGGTCTGACTAAAACAGACCTGTTGCGTACCGGAAGTTTGCCAATCTTTTCCCCGGATTATTCATCCCAAAATGCAGAAGAGGTAATGGATCTTCATGAAGTAATGCCATTGCCAAAATCAGCTAGCTCAGGAGACATCTTTCATCAGAGTCCTGATATAGAAGAGATATGTTCTCCGTACAGACCTAAAGATTATGAAGAAAACATTAACAAACCAGATTCACCTGATATTGAAAACGAGAATCCCAAAAATCATCAAGATATCGAAGAAAAAACATCTCCTCATGCATGTAGCAAACCAGAATATCTTGTGTTTCAAGTTAATGTAGAGACGGTTAAACCAGAGGATTTTCCATCAACTAATTCCAGAGATGAAAAGCATGAAGGGTGTGAATCTAATGGATATTCTGTTGTTGATAAGGCCATTGAATTTTTTTCATCATATGAACGTGTTAATCTAGAGCAATCGTCCATGAAGGCTGTTGTTAAAAAGCATACATTTAACAGTACCAATACACTTGATAGTGTTGCTGAACAAGGATCTTCTCAAGATACTGTTAAACATGATACGCAGGAAAAGGCTCTAGTATGTGAATTTTATCACCAAGATGACTTGTGCACCCAAAAACTTCCCTTGCAAGAAGCAGATTCAGCTTTGGACAGTGTTAAAGATTTGGAGGTAGTGGCACAAGTGTCTGGACAAGAAGAAAATCCTGAAGAATGGGAAGGAGATGGATTTTCTGCTGTTGATAGGGGCATTGAATGCTCATCAGATGAACATGTAAAATTAGAGGTATGCACTGCAAAGGCTCTTGTCGATGATCATAAATTTGACAGTACCAGCATCCTTGAAACTGCTGTTAAACATGATTCCGAGGATGAGGTCAACGATGGTGCTGAGGAAAAGGCTATAGTACATGAGTTTTCTCACAAAGAACTACTCTTGCAAGAAATAGAGTCAGCATTGATCAGTGTCAAAGATTCTCCTATGATCATGGAAGCCAAAACTGAatacaagaaaagaaacacatataGCTTGGATGATGTCACGGGTTCATTTTTAAGCATGCTTGGCATAGACGATAGTCCAATGAAGTTGAGTCCTAAAAGTGGGCTCGAATCTCCAAGAGAGCGCCTTGTAACACAATTTGAGATGGACAGTAGGTCTGAGGACTTCTCATCGTTTGATGTTGATAAGGGAAGTAATAATGAAATAGATGATGCTCACGAAACTTCTATTGGATCAGAGCCCTTGAACTTCTCTAATTGTATCAAGTCATCATCCTTTTCAGAAGATCTTCATGCAGGGCATCTAGTTCAGCTCCAGCATATGAGCGAAGAAAAGGCACAGGCGTTAGAAGAGATGGAAACAGAAGCCTTAACGTGTGAGTTGGGTTTGAATGAGAAGGCTTTTCAATATTCTCCACCAAAAAACTATGCTAGCTATGAAAGTCCAATTCATGCACTACCTGAAGAGCCTTTACGCTTACCTCCATTGGCAGAGGGTTTAGGCCATTGTCTTCAGACAAGTAACGGAGGGTTTCTACGATCTATGAGTCCTTCACTTTTCAAGAATAGTAGAAGTAGTGGGAGACTAGTCATGCAGATTTCTCACCCTGTTGTGGTACCTGCAGAAATGGGTTCTGGGATGATGGAGATTGTACAATGTTTGGCTTTGATGGGAATTGAAAAGCTTTCGATGCTGGCAAAGAAGTTAATGCCTCTGGAAGATATTACAGGGAAGACAATACAACAAATAGCATGGGAAGCTATGACAATAAAGGGAAAAGAGAG ACAATGCCATTTGCAACATAACTTGGTAACACAAGAAGATACAACTTGTGTGCTAAGAGGATTGAAGGGAACATCATCTGGTTCAGTTGGCAACCAGACAGGCTCAGAGTTTGTTGCATTTGAAGCTCTAGCTCCATTGGCTATGGATAAAATAGAAGCACTTGCAATGGAGGGTTTGAGAATACAATCTGGGATGGAGGAGACGGATGCACCATCAAACATCACCGCGCAATCCTTTGGGGATATTTCAGCTCTGCATGCTAAGGGAAATAACAGTAACGAGTCCGATGAAGCTGTTGCTTTGGGGTTGATAGAAACAAAAGATAGCAGTGTTGTTGATGGGATAATGAGCTTATCATTGAGTCTTGATGAATGGATGAGGTTAGATTCTGGCGAGATTGATGATATAGATAATATCAATGAGCATACATCCAAAATTCTAGCTGCCCATCATGTTAACTCCCTTGATTTAATTCATCGGATTTCAAATATCAAGAGGAAACGAGGAAACGAACCTGAGAGGAAACATGGTTTGCTGGGAAACAATTTCACAGTAGCATTAATGGTGCAACTTCGTGATCCTCTGAGATATTTTGAGTCTGTTGGAACACCAATGCTTGCTCTTATACAAGTCAAGAGGGAGTTCTTCCCACCAAAGCCCAGGAATCTATCTGAGGTAGGTAACACCGATGAAGAAGAGGATGATGATTGTAAAACAATAGGCAAGGTTGAGACAGAGAAACCTTCAGAAGGGGAGGGAATTCCTCAGTTCAGAATCACAGAAGTGCATGTTGCAGGCTTGAAAACTGAGCCTGCCTACAAGAAGAAGGATTGGAGGTCTTGGGGCACATCAAGACACCAAAAATCTGGTTCCCGCTGGCTGCTTGCTAACGGAATGGGAAAGTGCGAAAAGAATCCATTCCTCAAGTCAAAGCCTGTTTCCACATGTAATGCTCCACTCACCTCTAAGGTGCAACCTACTGACATATTGTGGAGTATATCATACCGTATGTATGGTACTGGAGATAAACGGGTGGATCTGACAGCATTAAACTCACCTATCAGGAATCCCAATATCATTATACGGAATGAAACTAGAAGACCACGTTGA